Genomic window (Rossellomorea aquimaris):
CTGCTTCCAATACTTCCTCGAAACCGTTCTTCTTGATGGCTTCATTGATCAATTGGAGCTTCTCTTCATTCATTTCGACAGGTCCCACTTCACTTAAATCCATATACTTTGATGCATGGAATAGGTTATATCCAAGTGTTTTCCCTGTTTTCTCATCAAACAAACGTGCAGCATCTTCTTTTCTTTCGTGTAAAACTTCTCCCTCAAACCCCGGTTCCATTGTAACGATCAGGGTATCACCAATACCTTCTAAGTTATAAAATACGTTCATTATTCCTTCTCCCTTTCCTTTTTACGATTTTTTGCCAGAATGAAGATCGGCTCCAGTTCCCCTTCTTCGTACACAAAGGATAGTGCCGTAATCGGAACATTTCCTGTCGTAAAGAAGCTCATCGTCAGTTGGGCAAGAACATCATAGCCCGTTTCATTGCGAATATCCCCGATGACCAAAACATCCTGATGAGGTACGGATACAGTCATTTCACCTTGAACATCCTTGCTTACCTGCTTTAAGAAAGCATCATTCAAAATACGACTTGCATCATATCCATCATTATTATTTAGAAAATAGAAGATGTTTCCTGCAACTTCATCTTTCTTCATTTCAGTTGGTAAGCTTCTGACATTGAATAAGGCGGTCTCCTTCATTTGCTCGTGGGACCATCCTTCAGCCTTTAGCATATTTTCATCTAATAGGCGGTAGGTTTTCCCCAGATCAACAGCATAATAAATACGTGTTTCAGCTGTATGATCATCTGTAACGAGGGCAACCCCTTCATTGGATTCTGTAGCAAAAGAAGTGGAACGGATCACTGGAAACACTTTTTTCTCTTTATTCCCAAGGTCTGCTCCAGTACCCATTACGTTTAAAGCTTCTTCCACGTAATACACCACTTCATCGATAATGGATTTATTGTTTTCTTTCCACTTGGATACAATCGGTGGCAGGGCGACGTTGATGCCTTTTTTCGTATCAGTGTTCTCAATTCTAAGTGAATCCTTATCTCGATCATATGTAAACGTACGATTCGGTTTCTCTAATCGTTCATGGAGTATACCTTTTAGCTTTTTTATGTCCAAATCTGATCCTCCTTTGGTGGTACTATTATAATAGAAAGTATCGATCCATCGCTGATGCATTCACTTATAACATTTTACATCAAAATGCTTAGAATACAAAAGGAACCTGTTTCATTTCAGGCAAAAAGAAAGGGGATCCCCAAATAAGGTGATCCCTTTTCATCCTATTATGAAGATAATGTGTTCATGAAGTTCTCGATTTGTTCTTTTGTTTTACGGTCCTTATTAACAAATCGGCCAAGTTCACGGCCGTCTCCGTATGCAAGAAAGCTTGGGATTCCGAAGATATCCAATTCAATGCACAGATCAATGAATTGATCTCGATCTACGTATAGGAACGTGTACTCTGGGTATTGGCTCTCGATTTCCGGGAGGATCGGCTCGATGATCCTGCAATCCGGACACCAGTCCGCTGAAAACATAAATACATGCTTGCCGCT
Coding sequences:
- a CDS encoding DUF1444 domain-containing protein, which translates into the protein MDIKKLKGILHERLEKPNRTFTYDRDKDSLRIENTDTKKGINVALPPIVSKWKENNKSIIDEVVYYVEEALNVMGTGADLGNKEKKVFPVIRSTSFATESNEGVALVTDDHTAETRIYYAVDLGKTYRLLDENMLKAEGWSHEQMKETALFNVRSLPTEMKKDEVAGNIFYFLNNNDGYDASRILNDAFLKQVSKDVQGEMTVSVPHQDVLVIGDIRNETGYDVLAQLTMSFFTTGNVPITALSFVYEEGELEPIFILAKNRKKEREKE
- a CDS encoding thioredoxin family protein — protein: MRKLESVEEFHQLKESGKHVFMFSADWCPDCRIIEPILPEIESQYPEYTFLYVDRDQFIDLCIELDIFGIPSFLAYGDGRELGRFVNKDRKTKEQIENFMNTLSS